GTGACGGCCGAGGCCAAGGCCGGCTTTCAGCGCGCCATGGCGCTCGAACCGAACCATCCGAAGGCCAGCTATTTCGCCGGGCTCGCCGCCGAGCAGGACGGCAAGCCCGACGACGCGCGCGCGGTCTGGACCCGGCTCGCCGAAGCGGCGCCGCCCGGCGCGCCCTGGCTCGGCACGATCCAGGGCGAGATCGTCCGGCTTGGCGGCACGCCGCCACCGGCGCCAGCCACCCCGACCGCCTCGGATATCCGCGGCATGGTCGACGGGCTGGCCGCGCGGCTCGCCGCCGACGGCAGCGATTTCGATGGCTGGCTCAGGCTCGTCCGCTCCTATGCCGTGCTGGGCGACACGCCCAAGGCGCGCCAGGCGGCGTCCGACGCCCGCCGCCATTTCCTGGCCGAGGCCGAGAAACTCACGCGCCTCGATGCGCTGGTCCGCGAACTGGGCCTCGGAGGCTGATCGACATGACCCGCAAGCAGCGCCGTCTGACCCTGATCGGCCTCGCGCTCGGCGTGCTGGGCATCGCCGCCAGCCTGGTGCTCTACGCGCTGTCCGGGTCGATCACCCTGTTCAATTCGCCGACCGACGTGGTCGAGCGGGCGATCCAGCCGGGCCAGCGCATCCGGCTCGGCGGCCTGGTCGAGACCGGTTCGGTGCAGCGCGGCGAGCACATGCAGGTGCGCTTCAGCGTCACCGACGGTCGGAATTCGGTGCCCGTCGCCTATACCGGCGTGCTGCCCGACCTGTTCCGCGAGGGTCAGGGCGTGGTCGTCGAGGGCCTGGTCGCGCCCGACCGGCAGTTCCGCGCCGACAGCGTGCTGGCCCGCCACGATGAAAACTACATGCCGAAGGAGGTCGCCGACAGCCTGCGCCAGCAGGGGCTTTGGCGGCCCGGCGATCCG
This portion of the Phreatobacter stygius genome encodes:
- the ccmE gene encoding cytochrome c maturation protein CcmE, producing the protein MTRKQRRLTLIGLALGVLGIAASLVLYALSGSITLFNSPTDVVERAIQPGQRIRLGGLVETGSVQRGEHMQVRFSVTDGRNSVPVAYTGVLPDLFREGQGVVVEGLVAPDRQFRADSVLARHDENYMPKEVADSLRQQGLWRPGDPVPGRNAARETGTR